The Primulina tabacum isolate GXHZ01 chromosome 16, ASM2559414v2, whole genome shotgun sequence genome window below encodes:
- the LOC142528421 gene encoding uncharacterized protein LOC142528421 produces MAPTRRTANQNNTHVQGESNTRISGADGPPPNGPQPTIHLTTEELQKIITDAVKMATAKKATSHHASHPEQQHEQPRREERREEEGESSVGSNSPTVAEELEELRKKVKVLEGHVGSKGNAPVAKGCPFSDIIVREPLPGHFKSAKIKDYDGSSDPEEHLARFENMAMLHCYGDQIKCRVFLTTLIDSAQRWFEGLAPQSILSFEDFQKVFLHQFSSSKKYKRTAFSLFEVKQRPEETLRAYIKRFNRVALDVPACAPETKTTAFTQGLLEGDFFRSLTKKLPGDFEDLLSRAEKYINMEEAQHQKREALKRARGDRAVRPEERNNKRNGAGHLSHVPLRNARGMEVQECSSDVAPLPSITPRPVRSEKVRYCTLHKECSHNTNECRSLRKGFKKHAEPESRPTREEPRSPPWVSRRPGPNVPRRSAIPSGSRKTEGNSREEKSRQVEREDLPPIRGVIKMISGGSTDGDSNRAKKARGTRVCLEVDGRNRSEPVISFGPEDLRGVSLPHNDALVIQARVANYDVLRVFVDNGSSVNVIFKEALVQMDLHEYPLDVVATALFGFAGHAVYPEGEIILPLTLGSGDLRKTVMTVFTIVDAPSSYNVILGRPAMNEMRAVASTYHQKIKFPIRGQVGEVKGDQPSSRKCYGETIRVDQKRARREDRGKKMAQGAKEVEGNEVNFVAEDEQEVVEIKPGKSIRVARDLEDSTRVKLLACLKTNISIFAWSQQELVGISPKVAEHKLNIIPGSRPIKQKKRHFGPEKDKIIEGQVKEMLGAGHIREVQFPTWLSNVVLVPKATGKWRMCVDFRDLNKACPKDCYPLPRIDQLVDSTFGFELLSFMDAYQGLSLNPLGPRRSR; encoded by the coding sequence atggctcctacCAGAAGAACAGCAAATCAAAACAACACTCATGTTCAAGGAGAAAGCAACACTCGTATCTCTGGTGCTGATGGTCCTCCCCCTAATGGTCCTCAGCCTACCATTCATTTAACCACCGAGGAGTTACAGAAGATTATAACTGATGCTGTTAAAATGGCCACGGCAAAGAAGGCCACTTCTCACCATGCCAGTCATCCCGAGCAACAACATGAACAGCCGCGAAGGGAAGAAAGAAGGGAAGAGGAGGGGGAATCGAGCGTGGGTTCTAATTCTCCCACTGTTGCGGAAGAATTGGAAGAATTAAGGAAAAAAGTGAAAGTGTTAGAAGGGCATGTTGGTTCTAAAGGCAACGCTCCGGTTGCAAAAGGTTGCCCATTTTCTGACATCATTGTTCGAGAACCATTACCCGGGCATTTCAAGTCGGCTAAAATCAAGGACTACGATGGGAGTTCTGACCCCGAAGAGCATCTCGCTCGTTTTGAAAACATGGCTATGTTGCATTGTTATGGGGACCAAATTAAATGCAGAGTATTTCTAACCACTCTGATTGACTCGGCTCAAAGGTGGTTTGAGGGTTTAGCTCCTCAGAGTATTCTTTCTTTCGAAGATTTTCAGAAGGTGTTCTTACATCAGTTCAGCAGTAGTAAGAAATATAAAAGAACCGCCTTTAGCCTATTCGAGGTAAAGCAGCGCCCGGAGGAAACTCTAAGGGCTTATATCAAAAGATTCAACCGAGTAGCCTTAGACGTGCCTGCTTGCGCTCCCGAAACGAAAACTACTGCCTTCACGCAAGGATTGCTAGAAGGGGATTTCTTCCGCTCCCTCACCAAAAAACTACCCGGAGATTTCGAAGATCTTTTATCCCGGGCAGAAAAGTACATCAATATGGAAGAAGCCCAGCACCAGAAGAGAGAAGCATTGAAGAGAGCAAGGGGAGACCGGGCTGTCAGACCTGAGGAAAGAAATAACAAGAGGAATGGTGCCGGGCATCTTTCTCATGTTCCCTTGAGAAATGCCCGGGGTATGGAAGTTCAAGAATGCAGTTCGGATGTGGCCCCACTCCCTAGTATCACACCCCGACCGGTCCGATCAGAGAAGGTCAGATATTGCACCCTACATAAAGAATGCTCCCACAACACGAATGAATGCCGATCCCTAAGGAAGGGATTTAAGAAGCATGCTGAGCCGGAATCTCGCCCTACTCGGGAGGAGCCCAGGTCGCCGCCCTGGGTATCACGGCGACCTGGACCGAATGTTCCTAGGAGATCGGCTATCCCCAGTGGAAGCAGGAAAACAGAAGGGAACTCTCGGGAAGAAAAAAGCAGACAAGTGGAACGAGAAGACCTTCCCCCTATCCGGGGAGTGATCAAAATGATTTCGGGAGGATCTACCGATGGTGACTCCAACCGAGCCAAGAAAGCTAGGGGTACAAGAGTGTGTTTAGAAGTTGATGGGAGAAATCGAAGTGAGCCGGTTATTAGTTTTGGCCCGGAAGACCTCAGAGGAGTCAGCCTACCTCATAATGATGCTCTGGTTATTCAGGCCCGGGTCGCtaattatgatgtgttgagAGTTTTTGTGGATAATGGGAGTTCTGTTAATGTTATTTTCAAGGAAGCCCTGGTCCAGATGGATTTACATGAATATCCGCTGGACGTAGTTGCGACGGCTCTGTTCGGCTTTGCCGGTCATGCTGTATACCCTGAAGGGGAAATCATTTTACCCCTAACACTTGGAAGTGGAGATTTGAGGAAGACAGTTATGACAGTTTTCACCATAGTAGATGCCCCATCTTCGTATAATGTAATCCTTGGAAGGCCAGCTATGAACGAGATGAGAGCTGTAGCCTCCACTTATCACCAGAAGATCAAGTTCCCGATACGAGGGCAGGTGGGAGAGGTTAAAGGAGACCAACCCTCATCCCGGAAATGCTATGGTGAAACAATCCGAGTAGACCAGAAAAGGGCGAGAAGGGAGGACAGGGGAAAGAAAATGGCCCAGGGAGCAAAGGAGGTAGAGGGAAATGAAGTAAATTTTGTGGCAGAGGACGAGCAAGAGGTGGTCGAAATAAAACCAGGAAAAAGTATCCGAGTGGCCCGAGACCTGGAAGACTCCACCCGGGTAAAACTCCTAGCCTGTTTAAAAACTAATATCTCCATTTTTGCATGGTCCCAACAGGAACTTGTGGGAATATCACCCAAAGTAGCCGAGCACAAACTAAACATCATCCCCGGATCTCGACCTATAAAACAGAAGAAGAGGCACTTCGGGCCCGAAAAAGACAAAATCATAGAAGGGCAGGTGAAGGAAATGTTGGGAGCCGGCCACATCAGGGAAGTCCAATTTCCCACATGGCTCTCTAATGTGGTCCTTGTCCCTAAAGCCACAGGgaagtggaggatgtgtgtAGATTTCCGGGATCTGAACAAAGCTTGCCCGAAGGATTGTTATCCGCTTCCTCGAATCGATCAGTTGGTAGATTCAACTTTCGGCTTTGAGTTACTAAGTTTCATGGATGCATATCAAGGGTTATCACTAAATCCCCTTGGCCCGAGAAGATCAAGATAA